The genomic window CGGGCGCCGACGCGATCCTGCTCCGCGCATCGGCGGTGCCGCAGGAACTGCTCACGCGGTTGGTGCGCGCAGCGACTTCGACGCACATGGCGGCATGCGTCGCGTGCGCCAACGCCGACGAGCTGGCGCGCGCGGCCGCGGCGCGCGCGCCCGTCCTGGCGCTCGAGCCGGCCCTCTTGCATCTGCCGGTTCCACCGCGCACCTTGGTCCTGGCGCTGTCGTTCGCGCCGGCGGTCCGGGGTCGCGCGGACGCGGCGCTGGATCACACCCTGGTCGACGCGGCGTCGTTCCGCCGCGCGCTCAGCGAAGAGGACAACTGATGCCGCCTCCGTTCCGCAAGCACGTGTTCATCTGTCTCAACGAACGGCCGCCGGACTCCGAAAAGGGCGACTGCACGCGGAAGGGGTCGCCGCAGGTGCTCAAGAAGTTCAAGGCGGCGCTGCGCGACCGCGGGCTCGACGAAGAGATCCGCGCGAACAAGGCCGGCTGCCTCGACAACTGCGAGAACGGCTGCTCCGTCGTCGTGTATCCGGAAGGAGTCTGGTACGGCCACGTCACGGAGGCCGACGTCGACGAGATCGTCGACAAGCACCTGGTCCAGGGCGAACCGGTCGAGCGGCTCCGCCTGTACAAGCGCTGACGATCAGTTGAGAAAGTGCGAACCGTCCTTGAGGCGGCGGAGTCGCGCGCGCAGCACCAGCGCATCCGAGGCGTTCGGATCCAGGTAGAGCACCTTCTCCAAATCCGCCGCGGCTGCTGCCGAGCCGCCGAGCTGTTCGTACAACTGCGCCCGCTCCCGCAGACCGCGGACGTTGTCGGGAGCGAGGAGCAGCAGGCGGTCCACCGCCGAGAGCGCCCGGGGGAAGTCGTTGCGACCCTGGTAGACGGAACGGAGGTTCTGCAGCATCCGCACCAGGATCTCGCGCGGCTTGGCGGCGCGCAGGAGCCGGGGATCGAACTTCACCTGATCTCCCACGGCGGATGCGAGGCGGCGCTTCAGCTCGTCGAGGCCGAGAAGCTGTCCGCGGTGGAACGGGTCGACGACGAGTTCTCCTTCCGCGAGCCGCACCTTGCAGAGGAAATGGCCGGGAAAGCCGACGCCCTCGACATTCAGCCCGCAGCGCTTCCCCACCTCGATGTAGACGATGCAGAGCGTGAGCGGGATGCCCGTGCGTCGATCGAGCACCTCGTTGAGGAAGCTGTTGCGCGGATCGTAGTAGTCGTTGTGATTGCCGCAGAAGCCCAGCTCGTGGAAGAGGTGCGTGTTGATCCGGCCGACGCGGCGCTCCGGCGTGGCTCCCGCCGGCAGTCCCGTCTGGACGCCTTCGGCCAGGCGATCCAGCAAGCGCAGATATTTCCCTTCGTCGAGGTCCGGGTACTCCTCGCGCGCGACCGCCAGAGCGGCCCGGACCAGGTCGATGGACTCCTGGGCGATGTAGCGCCGCAGGAGCCGGCGGGATGCGTCTGCTGCGTCCATCGGAACCGCCATCGTATCACGCGTTCAGAACGCCTCGTCGATCAGCCGCTCGAAGTCGACCTGCGTCACCGGCCGCGGATTGGAGAGATGGCAGGCATCCGCCAGCGCTTTCTGCACGATCTGCGGAATCATCTCCCGCCGGACCCCCGCCTGCGACAGGCGGCGCGGGAGGCCGCAGGCGCTGCGCAGATTGTCGATCAACTCGACGCAGAGGTGAGCACGTTCCTGCTGGGACAGCTTCGGGTCGGCCCCGAGCGCGACGGCGGCGTTGGCCAGCCTCTCTTCGACGGCGACCCGGTTGAAGTTCGTGACGGCTGGAAGCATCAACGAGTTCGCGAGGCCGTGATGCGTACCGGCAACGGGCGTCAGGGCGTGCGCAACCGAGTGGCAGGCGCCGAGCCCCTTCTGGAAAGCGATGGCGCCGAAGGCGCTGCCGAGCAGCATCTGCTCGCGGGCTTCGAGGTCCTTGCCGTTCTGCACGGCGCGCTTGAGGTGCGCGCCGATCCGCCGCAGACCATCGATGGCGATGGCGTCGGCGAGAGGATGATCGCCCTTCGCGACGTACGCCTCCAGGTTGTGCGTGAGCGCGTCCATTCCCGTCGCGGCGGTGATGAACGGCGGCAAGCCCACCGTCAGCTCCGGATCGAGGATGGCCGTCTTCGCCATCAGATGCGGCGAGAAGATCACCGTCTTGGTCCCGTCGATCACGAGCACCGTGCTGCGGCCCACCTCGCTGCCGGTGCCCGCCGTGGTCGGTACCTGGACGATGGGAGGCACCCGCGCGGTGATCTTCGAGTCACCGCCTTTGGCGTCGTCGTACTGCGCGAGCGGCGGCTCATGGTTGACCAGCAGAGCGACGGCTTTGGCCATGTCGAGAGACGCGCCGCCGCCTATTCCGAGGACGCTGTCGGCACCGGCGGCGCGATACGCCTCGATTCCTCGCAGTGCGTCCTGGTCGGTCGGGTTCGCCTCGAACTCGGTGAACAACCGCGTCTTGATACCGACTTGCTCGAGCAAGGGCGTGACGAAGCGCAGCAGTCCCGCCTGAAGGATGCCCTTGTCGGTGACCAGCAGCGGCCGCGAGGCGCCGGCGCGCTTCAGCTCGTTGGGCAGCTCCTGGATCGCGCCCTTGCCGTAGACGATGCGGGTGGGGAAGCTCATCACGCTGGCCATGTGCGCCCTCTCAGATGATCTCGAAATACCGCTCCAGCTCCCACTTCGTCACGGCGCTTTCGAACTGCCGGCACTCCCATTCCCGCGTCCGGACGTAATGGTCGACGAACGTCTCGCCCAACAACTCACGTGCCTGCTTCGATTCCGAAAGCCGGGCCGTGGCTTCGCGCAGCGAGGCGGGCAGAGGCTCGCCGTTCGCCTCGTAGCCGTTGCCCTTCGTCTCCGGCGGCAGGGGAAGCTCGTGCTCGATGCCGTACAGGCCGCTCGCGATCGACGCGGCCATCGCGATGTAGGGGTTCATGTCCGCCGCTGCAAACCGGTACTCGACGCGCGTCGATTGCGGCGAGCCGCCGATCACCCGCAGCGCCGTGGTGCGGTTCTCCACGCCCCAGGTCGCCATCGTCGGCGACCAGGCACCTCGGACCATCCGCTTGTACGAGTTGATCGTCGGGGCAATCAGCGCGGTGAAGGCGGGCATCAGCGCGATCTGTCCGGCGACGAAGTGCTGCATCGCCTTGCTCATCGCCTGGGGCGCACGAGGGTCATGGAACGCCGGCTCCCCGGAGAGTGTCCACAACGACTGGTGCAGATGCCCGCTGCACCCCGGCAGCTCCTTGTTCCACTTGGCCATGAAACACGGCATCACGCCATGCCGCGCGCAGATCTCCTTGGCGGCGGTCTTGAACAGCGCCGCCTTGTCCGCCGCGCGCAGCAGGGCGTCGTAGCGGAGCGCCGCCTCGTACACGCCCGGGCCGGTCTCGGTGTGGAAGGCCTCCAGCTCGATGTCGAAAGCAGCGAGCTTGTCCTGCAGATCGTGCACCAGCGGGGCATTCTCCGAGGCGCGCAGCCAGGAGTAGCCAAACATGCCCGGCGAAAGCGGCGTCAGGTCGCGATAGCCCTTGGCGCGCACCGACTCCGGCGTTTCCTTGAAGAGGAAGAACTCGTACTCGGAGGCGCACTTCACCGTGAAGCCCATCGCGCGCGCCTTCTGCTCGACCTTCTGCAGCAGGCCGCGGGGAGAGACGGGAACGTCGAAGTCGAGCAGGAACGCCCCGGTCCCCTCTTCCCAGGGAATGCGCCGGTACGTGGAGAGATCGACGGTCGCGTGCGTATCGGGGTACC from Deltaproteobacteria bacterium includes these protein-coding regions:
- a CDS encoding (2Fe-2S) ferredoxin domain-containing protein, with amino-acid sequence MPPPFRKHVFICLNERPPDSEKGDCTRKGSPQVLKKFKAALRDRGLDEEIRANKAGCLDNCENGCSVVVYPEGVWYGHVTEADVDEIVDKHLVQGEPVERLRLYKR
- a CDS encoding iron-containing alcohol dehydrogenase, which encodes MASVMSFPTRIVYGKGAIQELPNELKRAGASRPLLVTDKGILQAGLLRFVTPLLEQVGIKTRLFTEFEANPTDQDALRGIEAYRAAGADSVLGIGGGASLDMAKAVALLVNHEPPLAQYDDAKGGDSKITARVPPIVQVPTTAGTGSEVGRSTVLVIDGTKTVIFSPHLMAKTAILDPELTVGLPPFITAATGMDALTHNLEAYVAKGDHPLADAIAIDGLRRIGAHLKRAVQNGKDLEAREQMLLGSAFGAIAFQKGLGACHSVAHALTPVAGTHHGLANSLMLPAVTNFNRVAVEERLANAAVALGADPKLSQQERAHLCVELIDNLRSACGLPRRLSQAGVRREMIPQIVQKALADACHLSNPRPVTQVDFERLIDEAF
- a CDS encoding tetratricopeptide repeat protein, giving the protein MAVPMDAADASRRLLRRYIAQESIDLVRAALAVAREEYPDLDEGKYLRLLDRLAEGVQTGLPAGATPERRVGRINTHLFHELGFCGNHNDYYDPRNSFLNEVLDRRTGIPLTLCIVYIEVGKRCGLNVEGVGFPGHFLCKVRLAEGELVVDPFHRGQLLGLDELKRRLASAVGDQVKFDPRLLRAAKPREILVRMLQNLRSVYQGRNDFPRALSAVDRLLLLAPDNVRGLRERAQLYEQLGGSAAAAADLEKVLYLDPNASDALVLRARLRRLKDGSHFLN
- a CDS encoding glutamine synthetase, which gives rise to MDTPKSRKAQLERLREEFRNHGIRKVKLGGFDVDGVLRGKYVSLDKFWSVAEGGLGFCDVIFGWDSGDQLYDNAAVTGWHSGYPDTHATVDLSTYRRIPWEEGTGAFLLDFDVPVSPRGLLQKVEQKARAMGFTVKCASEYEFFLFKETPESVRAKGYRDLTPLSPGMFGYSWLRASENAPLVHDLQDKLAAFDIELEAFHTETGPGVYEAALRYDALLRAADKAALFKTAAKEICARHGVMPCFMAKWNKELPGCSGHLHQSLWTLSGEPAFHDPRAPQAMSKAMQHFVAGQIALMPAFTALIAPTINSYKRMVRGAWSPTMATWGVENRTTALRVIGGSPQSTRVEYRFAAADMNPYIAMAASIASGLYGIEHELPLPPETKGNGYEANGEPLPASLREATARLSESKQARELLGETFVDHYVRTREWECRQFESAVTKWELERYFEII